A window of Ranitomeya variabilis isolate aRanVar5 chromosome 2, aRanVar5.hap1, whole genome shotgun sequence contains these coding sequences:
- the LOC143806767 gene encoding uncharacterized protein LOC143806767 translates to MPPVPLEDRSVPLPRPRSLPLRSAPHSRMAPEVRGLQPGHRAPSHADLTIPGLLPQLQPPRWPREPCSRRRGSPPSPSSRSPSCFRWALHPLKCGCRGCWRLLRPPRKSVGSSCSCDPIVTFDPQFVGSTRVSYDEDDDYSVRAIWPDELARKIMSRTRGGMLGGTPLLLDCRGLEGLEVDDPVPPCSPPPPSTPPPKSPVGTNRRLQSLYLLLEPLSEKENSAGGRVLADPPADDCVIPNEVTPALPLSPDVEKAELSPILPFLYLGNEKDAQDLGRMVTLNIGHVLNVTTHLPLYHAESGALRYKRLPATDNSKQDLRQYFEEAFEFIEEAQQKGKGVLIHCQAGVSRSATVVIAYLMKHTLMTVGDAYKFVKGKRPIISPNLNFMGQLLEFESDLNAGITPRILVPRLKGIESDV, encoded by the exons ATGCCCCCGGTGCCTCTAGAAGATCGTTCAGTCCCTCTGCCGCGTCCTCGCTCCCTTCCATTACGTTCTGCTCCCCATTCAAGAATGGCTCCAGAGGTCCGAGGTCTGCAGCCGGGACATAGGGCACCATCTCATGCTGACCTCACTATACCTGGACTGCTACCCCAGCTCCAACCTCCCCGCTGGCCGAGGGAACCTTGTTCTCGTCGGAGGGGTTCACCCCCATCTCCTTCCTCGCGATCACCTTCATGTTTCCGTTGGGCTCTTCACCCTCTAAAATGTGGCTGTCGAGGCTGTTGGCGACTGCTGCGCCCTCCGAGAAAATCTGTGGGTTCGTCTTGCAGCTGTGACCCTATTGTGACGTTTGACCCACAATTTGTTGGGAGTACAAGGGTAAGCTACGATGAGGATGATGATTATAGTGTGCGGGCTATATGGCCGGATGAGCTGGCACGGAAAATTATGTCTCGAACGCGGGGAGGAATGCTTGGAGGAACTCCGCTATTACTCGACTGTAGAGGATTAGAGGGATTGGAAGTTGATGATCCAGTACCTCCATGCTCTCCTCCACCTCCCTCCACACCACCACCAAAGTCTCCAGTTGGGACGAATAGACGACTTCAAAGTTTATACCTTCTTCTGGAGCCCTTGAGTGAAAAAGAAAATTCTGCAGGAGGAAGAG TTTTGGCAGACCCCCCTGCTGATGACTGTGTTATACCCAATGAAGTGACTCCTGCTCTTCCATTGTCTCCTGATGTTGAAAAAGCTGAACTGAGCCCAATCTTGCCTTTCCTTTATTTGGGCAATGAAAAGGACGCCCAGGACTTGGGCCGCATGGTAACTCTGAACATAGGACATGTCCTGAACGTCACCACCCACCTGCCTCTCTACCATGCTGAGTCCGGAGCCTTGCGTTACAAGAGATTGCCAGCCACCGATAACAGTAAGCAGGACCTCCGCCAGTACTTCGAGGAGGCCTTTGAATTCATCG AGGAGGCGCAACAGAAAGGCAAAGGCGTTCTTATTCACTGCCAGGCTGGGGTCTCTCGTTCTGCCACTGTGGTCATTGCATATCTGATGAAGCACACATTGATGACTGTGGGTGATGCCTACAAGTTCGTCAAGGGGAAGCGTCCAATAATATCACCCAATCTGAATTTCATGGGGCAACTCCTGGAGTTTGAATCGGACCTAAATGCAGGCATCACCCCAAGAATCCTTGTACCCAGACTGAAGGGCATTGAGAGTGATGTGtag